The proteins below are encoded in one region of Helianthus annuus cultivar XRQ/B chromosome 2, HanXRQr2.0-SUNRISE, whole genome shotgun sequence:
- the LOC110900414 gene encoding uncharacterized protein LOC110900414 has product MIHTQDGREFNVCLSGAKGKLFLFHGWSNVVEHLSLTKGCLVVFNPISSTTFKLTSYVDGVSRGSFWTYLLPPSSHFYVIPESILPKVYQYSSNDVISTVMLGNKIFNVAIETSDGKVGFTVGFDVMVSMLHLKVDCILLFTKGFGNFFLLKVFGQNGLEVDFSDLDIEVPEVAPIDAENEGEVQIHGSVRRFRRMAGERYFRIPDPVSRMARLHEGLKDITVRLMHLDPPKQFTNGTRREKKTGGGWRYALTGWKKFMKAARINVLDTVHYSFDENEQVLSVERVEPYDSRTN; this is encoded by the exons ATGATACACACTCAAGATGGCCGAGAGTTTAATGTTTGTTTAAGCGGTGCTAAAGGAAAGTTATTCCTCTTCCATGGTTGGTCCAATGTTGTAGAACATTTGAGTCTAACGAAAGGTTGTTTGGTAGTATTTAATCCCATTTCGTCTACTACTTTTAAATTAACATCTTACGTTGATGGCGTTAGTCGTGGCTCTTTTTGGACGTATTTGCTACCTCCATCATCGCATTTTTAT GTCATTCCTGAAAGCATCCTGCCAAAAGTTTATCAATATTCATCAAATGATGTAATATCTACTGTAATGTTGGGTAACAAAATTTTTAATGTTGCCATTGAAACATCTGACGGTAAAGTTGGATTTACCGTTGGTTTTGACGTAATGGTCAGTATGTTACATCTgaaggttgattgtattttgttATTTACAAAAGGTTTTGGCAATTTTTTCCTTTTAAAAGTTTTTGGACAAAACGGACTTGAAGTCGATTTTTCTGATCTAGACATCGAAGTG CCTGAAGTTGCACCTATCGATGCTGAAAATGAAGGTGAAGTACAAATACATGGTTCTGTTCGTCGTTTTAGACGTATGGCTGGTGAACGTTATTTT AGGATTCCGGATCCTGTTTCACGGATGGCTAGACTTCATGAAGGTTTAAAAGATATCACTGTTAGGCTTATGCATCTCGATCCACCTAAGCAATTTACCAACGGTACAAGACGGGAAAAAAAAACAGGAGGAGGTTGGCGATACGCGTTGACCGGTTGGAAGAAGTTCATGAAAGCTGCTAGAATTAACGTCCTTGACACGGTTCACTATTCTTTTGATGAGAATGAGCAGGTGTTGAGTGTTGAACGAGTTGAACCTTACGATAGCCGTACTAATTAG